A single region of the Plutella xylostella chromosome 28, ilPluXylo3.1, whole genome shotgun sequence genome encodes:
- the LOC105391436 gene encoding stabilizer of axonemal microtubules 1, translated as MPECCQPCPAPPAGSGGQGRGAGGCPCKSCCCGKPPVITPCYKQPKVPASYAPRRVYMKPTAPVEGCTTYKLSYLPVECKNLRGEARKPTGNIILSCAPMEGETIQKLSYLPNEICVTNPIRPCNHDMWGQGPMQSLTTQRHDFVPKPSCVRESFKPDPKYHCVEAPFENRTINRMSYLDPGRLARSKSYAPTKCYERPTAPMECATTHKMSYLPTCVAPPQRPPWACKGQYQKPCQRFDGTTVYQGSFLPPGMDCSEVQDPCSYGDCNPCPCKIPAECISKDPCACDFPKAACC; from the exons ATGCCTGA GTGTTGCCAGCCATGTCCAGCGCCGCCCGCGGGCTCCGGGGGGCAGGGGCGGGGCGCGGGAGGGTGCCCTTGCAAGAGCTGCTGCTGTGGCAAGCCGCCCGTGATCACGCCT TGCTACAAacagccgaaggtcccggcgTCGTACGCTCCCCGCCGGGTCTACATGAAGCCGACGGCTCCCGTGGAAGGCTGCACCACCTACAAGCTGTCGTACCTACCCGTCGAGTGCAAGAACCTGCGCGGGGAGGCAAGGAAGCCGACGGGGAACATCATCCTGAGCTGCGCGCCCATGGAGGGGGAGACTATACAGAAG CTATCCTACCTGCCCAACGAAATTTGCGTGACAAACCCGATCCGTCCGTGCAACCACGACATGTGGGGCCAGGGCCCCATGCAAAGCCTCACCACGCAGCGCCATGACTTTGTGCCGAAGCCATCTTGCGTCAGGGAGTCTTTCAAGCCAGACCCCAAGTACCATTGTGTGGAAGCGCCTTTTGAAA ACCGCACGATTAACCGCATGTCGTACCTGGACCCGGGCCGCCTGGCCCGCAGCAAGTCCTACGCACCCACCAAGTGCTACGAGAGACCCACAG CCCCTATGGAGTGCGCGACGACACACAAGATGTCGTACCTGCCGACCTGTGTGGCGCCGCCGCAGCGACCGCCCTGGGCCTGTAAGGGACAGTACCAGAAGCCTTGCCAGAGG TTTGACGGTACGACGGTGTACCAAGGGTCTTTCTTGCCGCCCGGAATGGATTGCAGCGAGGTGCAGGACCCTTGTTCCTATGGCGATTGCAATC CATGCCCGTGCAAGATTCCTGCGGAATGTATCAGTAAAGACCCGTGCGCGTGTGACTTCCCCAAGGCAGCCTGTTGCTAG